In Helianthus annuus cultivar XRQ/B chromosome 8, HanXRQr2.0-SUNRISE, whole genome shotgun sequence, a single genomic region encodes these proteins:
- the LOC110932584 gene encoding trigger factor-like produces MKDKGKENVSLEDLAGDDDEDNEEEDGEEEGDDEDDDEDDDEEGDDEEDDDDEKVFSASSHGSDNDDDDAQGGMGIKVTEASNERTVDDLMNDSVNEETGGAEGKGEHGNDQNVDQVEKLILRIEPHVEEGEIRHTYTLDEVLKMFNVKEDDFKFDFEEELNAFDINHQRDYEYNYVEDVDVYDRVEVEDCTDDESEKEDTSQLPTLMEFFTEENRDELRRKVAEILKDKNFDGTTKDPLKEERKKWFKESNERKFKRPLKYYQRDRSISLGDIIIWGFLPQVNAYAIRRECGVQYFEKLHDIMSLPWWDVDELSKVRTLGYPSGRMMLQCGD; encoded by the exons ATGAAAGATAAGGGCAAGG AGAATGTATCTTTAGAGGATCTTgctggtgatgatgatgaagataatGAAGAAGAGGATGGTGAGGAAGaaggtgatgatgaagatgatgatgaggatgatgacgAAGAGGGTGATGACgaggaagatgacgatgatgagaAAGTCTTTTCTGCTAGCAGTCATGGATCTGATAATGACGATGATGATGCTCAAGGTGGTATGGGAATTAAAGTAACTGAAGCTTCCAATGAAAGAACTGTTGATGACTTGATGAATGATTCTGTGAATGAAGAGACAGGGGGAGCTGAAGGAAAGGGGGAGCATGGTAATGATCAGAATGTTGATCAAGTAGAAAAGCTGATTCTTCGAATTGAACCTCATGTTGAAGAAGGTGAGATAAGGCATACTTACACATTGGATGAGGTACTGAAAATGTTCAATGTGAAAGAAGATGATTTTAAGTTCGATTTTGAGGAGGAGCTGAATGCTTTCGATATCAACCATCAGCGTGATTATGAATACAATTATGTTGAAGATGTTGATGTGTATGACAGAGTTGAGGTCGAAGATTGTACTGATGACGAGAGTGAAAAAGAAGATACTTCTCAGTTACCTACATTGATGGAGTTCTTCACTGAAGAAAATCGGGATGAACTTAGAAGAAAAGTTGCTGAAATTCTTAAAGACAAAAATTTTGATGGCACCACAAAAGATCCACTGAAGGAAGAACGTAAGAAATGGTTCAAGGAAAGCAATGAACGTAAATTCAAACGTCCGTTGAAGTATTATCAGCGAGACAGAAGTATTTCTTTGGGAGATATTATTATCTGGGGTTTTCTGCCTCAAGTTAATGCGTATGCGATCAGGAGAGAATGTGGTGTTCAATATTTTGAAAAGTTACATGATATTATGTCCCTTccatggtgggatgtggatgaGTTATCAAAAGTTAGAACCTTGGGGTATCCGTCAGGAAGAATGATGCTGCAATGTGGGGATTGA